The nucleotide sequence TTTTATACCACCGCACCTGGATGTTTCCATCAGATTTTGAAACAAGTTCATGAGCAGCAGGCCTGTTGGGAACACCGTTCTTCTCCCGTCCAAAGGCATCTTTGTTTGCATCAAGTATCAGTCTGACCTCTGCTCCTCTTTCTGAAGCTGCTAGCAGCTCATTAATGATGTCGCGGTCAGATAAATAAAATGCCCCAATTTTAATCTTTTCACCTTTTCCGGTCTGCTTCATTTCGTTTACTAAGTGTTTCTTGATTTTCCCTTCGGTTAAAAGCTGAACATCATAAGCGCCGGATTCCGCCTGTGCAAATACAACAGCGCTCTCATCCATTTCCACATCCGTTCCTGACAAGGAAGCGACCGCTTTTTCCGTTTCAACAAGTTCCCTCAGGATCTCTCCTTTTACAGCAAACGCAATATTAGAGTGGAGCGAACTGCCGTCGTGGGGATTGGCGGACGTCACGATTCCTTCTTTTTCAGATACAATGACTTTCCTGTGATTTGCTTTAAAATTTAATAAGTCCAGATAGGACCTGAGTGTGACATCAGGAGAATCAGGACTGAACGCATTCGGAATCCAGCCGCTTCCACCGGTTCCAAACCACTGCAGAAACGTCCTGTGGCCCCCGGAGAAAAAGGGATTCGAATCCCTGAGAGGCTTTAAATCCGTAAAGACAACTTCAATGCCGTTTTCTTTCAGCTCTTCTGCAATCTGTGACGGGTATGATCCATAAAAGGTATTAATGCGGTCGGTAATCACCGTTATCTGGATTTCTTTATCCTTCTGTTTCTTTTCAATTAAAGCGTCTTTAAGGCTGCGGGACAGGGCTGGATAGCTTGCAGACCGGTCGTATTCGTCGTTAAACAAGAACATATCCATCATGATAAACTGGTCAGCCTCTTCAATGGTATCTTCAATCCTGTCAAAAATGACCTGATTATGAGTCACTTCTTCCCCGTTTTCAAACGTCAGATCGTAGAGAAATTCCACCTGCCCGGCATGAATATCACCTTCGTGGGAGATGCCTGCCGGAAGAGGTTTTGTATAATGATAGACTGCTGTGCCAGAAGCCAAAAGGACGAAAA is from Bacillus sp. FSL H8-0547 and encodes:
- a CDS encoding phospholipase D family protein; protein product: MANTVIQEKTSVKKKRKRKVFLGALLLFVLLASGTAVYHYTKPLPAGISHEGDIHAGQVEFLYDLTFENGEEVTHNQVIFDRIEDTIEEADQFIMMDMFLFNDEYDRSASYPALSRSLKDALIEKKQKDKEIQITVITDRINTFYGSYPSQIAEELKENGIEVVFTDLKPLRDSNPFFSGGHRTFLQWFGTGGSGWIPNAFSPDSPDVTLRSYLDLLNFKANHRKVIVSEKEGIVTSANPHDGSSLHSNIAFAVKGEILRELVETEKAVASLSGTDVEMDESAVVFAQAESGAYDVQLLTEGKIKKHLVNEMKQTGKGEKIKIGAFYLSDRDIINELLAASERGAEVRLILDANKDAFGREKNGVPNRPAAHELVSKSDGNIQVRWYKTNGEQYHTKLMFFEGEEEDTVIGGSANFTKRNLGDFNLETDLKITGPSNTGMMEEMEAYFDELWSNQSGTYTEDYEVFADDSLFLTFMYRFQEWSGISSF